The Listeria swaminathanii genome has a window encoding:
- a CDS encoding ABC transporter ATP-binding protein, translated as MTLMMKNISKNYQDGEQVIEVLKNVSLEVAQGEFVAIVGPSGAGKSTFLSIAGALLSPTEGEIAIGGKVLNNLTSKELTKVRLDKVGFIFQGANLIPYLNVRDQLLVIAELSGEKGRAAKEKADKLLQELGLTARQNNYPESLSGGEKQRVAIARALMNDPDIILADEPTASLDANRGHKVVQMIADEVKRKNKAAIMVTHDERVLDLVDRVIRIEDGYLKD; from the coding sequence ATGACATTAATGATGAAAAATATATCTAAAAATTATCAAGACGGTGAGCAAGTCATCGAAGTATTGAAGAATGTATCTTTAGAAGTCGCGCAAGGAGAATTCGTTGCAATCGTCGGCCCATCAGGTGCAGGGAAAAGCACATTTTTATCCATTGCTGGCGCTCTATTATCCCCAACTGAAGGTGAGATAGCTATTGGCGGAAAAGTGCTAAACAATCTTACAAGCAAAGAACTCACAAAAGTGCGGCTCGACAAAGTAGGCTTTATTTTCCAAGGTGCGAACCTAATTCCGTACTTAAACGTCCGCGACCAGCTGCTTGTAATTGCCGAACTATCCGGTGAAAAAGGGCGAGCTGCGAAAGAAAAAGCAGATAAGCTACTCCAAGAATTAGGCTTAACTGCTCGGCAAAATAATTATCCAGAAAGTTTATCCGGCGGCGAAAAACAACGCGTCGCTATTGCCAGAGCGCTGATGAACGACCCCGACATTATTTTAGCGGACGAACCAACCGCTAGCCTAGATGCAAACCGCGGCCATAAAGTAGTCCAAATGATTGCGGACGAAGTAAAACGAAAAAACAAAGCAGCAATCATGGTAACGCACGATGAACGAGTTTTAGACTTAGTTGACCGCGTGATTCGGATTGAGGATGGATATTTGAAGGATTAA